From Desulfovibrio aminophilus, one genomic window encodes:
- a CDS encoding molybdopterin biosynthesis protein, producing MDERNIYLTTVPVAEAVERVRRALDRDALLGVETVASHEALGRVTSRPVIARCSSPTFHAAAMDGIAVRAESTFAAREGHPVTLRRGADYVEVNTGHPLPPGMDAVVMIEHVIRADGDAVFLEAPAFPWQHVRRIGEDIVATEMILPQNRTISAYDVGALLSAGIFEVEVRARVRLTFIPTGDEVLDFRSRPTPAPGQVIESNSQVFAALVRSWGAEPVCLPPVPDDRAALKAAVASALEGESQIVCVGAGSSAGSKDFTRAVFEELGQVLVHGVAVMPGKPSLLTVADNGKLLAGVPGYPVSAVVCLEDLLAPLTAWLARSARPARPEITARLARKLPSRPGMEEIVRLAVGRVGDGYVAAPLPRGAGLITSLTKAQGLARIPADSEGLEQDAQVRVELLTPRESLDRVLVHIGSHDNIIDMLGNELMGLPEPVQLVSSHVGSMGGLSALRDGTALFAGSHLFDPETEDFNFPFLARYLAEVEVLVVNLAIRHQGLIVAPGNPKDIRAVSDLARPGVAFINRQKGAGTRILLDHHLKTAGIRPEEVRGYEREEFTHMAVAVNVLTGAADCGLGIYAAAKALGLDFLPLARERYDLVIPRAHAEDPRILALLELVRSERLQAAIQALGGYETTLTGRRMRPGEGLG from the coding sequence ATGGACGAGCGCAACATCTACCTGACCACCGTACCCGTGGCCGAGGCCGTGGAGCGCGTCAGACGGGCCCTGGACCGGGACGCCCTGCTGGGCGTGGAGACCGTGGCCTCCCACGAGGCCCTGGGCCGGGTCACGTCCCGGCCGGTGATCGCCCGCTGCTCCTCGCCCACCTTCCACGCCGCGGCCATGGACGGCATCGCCGTGCGCGCCGAGTCCACCTTCGCCGCCCGCGAGGGCCATCCCGTGACCCTGCGCCGGGGCGCGGACTACGTGGAGGTGAACACCGGCCACCCCCTGCCCCCGGGCATGGACGCCGTGGTCATGATCGAACACGTGATCCGGGCCGACGGCGACGCCGTGTTCCTGGAGGCCCCGGCCTTCCCCTGGCAGCACGTGCGCCGCATCGGCGAGGACATCGTGGCCACGGAGATGATCCTGCCCCAGAACCGGACCATCTCGGCCTATGACGTAGGCGCGCTCCTCTCGGCGGGCATCTTCGAGGTCGAGGTGCGCGCCCGGGTGCGGCTGACCTTCATCCCCACCGGCGACGAGGTCCTGGACTTCCGCTCCCGGCCCACGCCCGCGCCGGGCCAGGTCATCGAATCCAATTCCCAGGTCTTCGCGGCCCTGGTCCGCTCCTGGGGCGCGGAGCCGGTCTGCCTGCCGCCCGTGCCCGACGACCGCGCGGCTCTCAAGGCCGCCGTGGCCAGCGCCCTGGAGGGCGAAAGCCAGATCGTCTGCGTGGGCGCGGGCTCCTCGGCCGGGTCCAAGGACTTCACCCGGGCCGTGTTCGAGGAGCTGGGCCAGGTCCTGGTCCACGGCGTGGCGGTCATGCCCGGCAAGCCCAGCCTGCTGACCGTGGCCGACAACGGCAAGCTGCTCGCGGGCGTGCCCGGCTACCCGGTGAGCGCCGTGGTCTGTCTGGAGGACCTGCTGGCCCCGCTGACGGCCTGGCTCGCGCGCTCGGCGCGCCCGGCCCGGCCGGAAATCACGGCCCGGCTGGCCCGCAAGCTGCCCTCCCGGCCCGGCATGGAGGAGATCGTGCGCCTGGCCGTGGGCCGCGTGGGCGACGGCTACGTGGCCGCCCCCCTGCCGCGGGGCGCGGGGCTCATCACGAGCCTGACCAAGGCCCAGGGCCTCGCGCGCATTCCGGCGGACAGCGAGGGCCTGGAGCAGGACGCCCAGGTGCGGGTGGAGCTGCTCACCCCGCGCGAGAGCCTGGACCGGGTGCTTGTGCACATCGGCAGCCACGACAACATCATCGACATGCTCGGCAACGAGCTCATGGGCCTGCCCGAGCCCGTGCAGCTCGTCTCCAGCCACGTGGGCAGCATGGGCGGACTCTCGGCCCTGCGCGACGGCACGGCCCTGTTCGCGGGCAGCCACCTCTTCGACCCCGAGACCGAGGACTTCAACTTCCCCTTCCTGGCGCGCTATCTGGCCGAGGTGGAGGTTCTGGTGGTCAACCTGGCCATCCGCCACCAGGGGCTCATCGTGGCCCCGGGCAACCCCAAGGACATCCGCGCGGTGAGCGATCTGGCCCGGCCGGGCGTGGCCTTCATCAACCGCCAGAAGGGCGCGGGCACGCGCATCCTCCTGGACCACCACCTGAAGACCGCCGGAATCCGGCCCGAAGAGGTGCGCGGCTACGAGCGCGAGGAGTTCACGCACATGGCCGTGGCCGTGAACGTGCTCACCGGCGCGGCGGACTGCGGCCTGGGCATCTACGCGGCGGCCAAGGCCCTGGGTCTGGACTTCCTGCCCCTGGCCCGGGAGCGCTACGACCTGGTCATTCCCCGGGCCCACGCCGAGGACCCGCGCATCCTGGCCCTGCTGGAGCTGGTGCGCTCGGAGCGGCTCCAGGCCGCGATCCAGGCCCTGGGCGGCT